A single genomic interval of Celeribacter indicus harbors:
- the nadC gene encoding carboxylating nicotinate-nucleotide diphosphorylase, whose translation MNSFANVPDIILEPLVRNAIMEDLGAAGDVTTRAVIPAGTRYRAELNARQDAVVSGMQVAALAFRLIDPTLAVEIRVADGTACKAGDTLMTIEGAAASILAAERVALNFAGRLSGTATLTARYARELEGTETRITCTRKTTPGMKIVEKLAILHGGGFNHRFSLSDAILIKDNHIASAGGVRPVLEAVKRNAGHMVVVEIEIDGLGQLDEVLEVGGAHAVLFDNMTTEDMATAVRRIDGRMKTEASGNVRLDRLKEIAATNVDYISSGALTHSAGTVDFGLDF comes from the coding sequence GTGAACAGTTTTGCCAATGTCCCGGACATCATCCTCGAGCCGCTGGTCCGCAACGCGATCATGGAAGACCTCGGCGCCGCGGGTGACGTCACCACGCGGGCCGTCATTCCCGCGGGCACGCGGTATCGTGCGGAGCTGAACGCGCGGCAGGACGCCGTCGTCTCCGGCATGCAGGTGGCCGCGCTGGCCTTCCGGCTGATCGACCCCACGCTCGCGGTCGAGATCCGCGTCGCGGACGGGACCGCCTGCAAGGCGGGGGACACGCTGATGACGATCGAGGGGGCCGCCGCCTCGATCCTCGCGGCCGAGCGCGTCGCGCTCAATTTCGCGGGGCGTCTGTCGGGGACGGCGACGCTGACGGCGCGCTATGCCCGCGAGCTCGAAGGCACCGAAACGCGGATCACCTGCACGCGCAAGACGACGCCGGGGATGAAGATCGTCGAGAAGCTCGCGATTCTCCACGGCGGCGGCTTCAACCACCGCTTTTCCCTCTCCGATGCGATCCTGATCAAGGACAACCACATCGCCTCCGCGGGCGGCGTCCGTCCGGTGCTGGAAGCGGTGAAGCGCAATGCGGGGCACATGGTGGTGGTCGAGATCGAGATCGACGGGCTCGGGCAGCTCGACGAGGTGCTCGAGGTCGGCGGCGCGCATGCCGTGCTGTTCGACAACATGACGACCGAGGACATGGCGACCGCGGTGCGGCGCATCGACGGCCGCATGAAGACCGAGGCGAGCGGCAATGTCCGTCTCGACCGCCTGAAGGAGATCGCCGCCACCAACGTCGACTATATTTCCTCCGGGGCGCTCACCCATTCGGCCGGCACGGTCGATTTCGGGCTGGATTTCTGA
- a CDS encoding hydantoinase/oxoprolinase family protein, whose amino-acid sequence MSEGRFQLGIDIGGTFTDLSLLALDGAASHTHKVASTPSSPSQAVARGISELMASVGSTPDAISYFVHGQTIALNAVLQRRGARCALIVSEGNRDILEIARLRKKDIFNLKASLPEAIIAREDVFEIPLRGGDTDLSAGLAAVDAAIAGFAPEVESVAICLLGSYSSAAAEQQIAERIRAARPDLYLSCSSDLWSEIREYERASVASLNAFVQPIMSRYVDNLVIDTQEVGLDTALQITQSNGGVLSAESAKAKPVNTMLSGPASGVVAAAYVSGLSGVADAVTLDIGGTSADFSIIRDNEPVYSTDAEIGDFPIVMPTVDVFAVGAGGGSIAWFDPFGILKLGPHSAGAEPGPACYDRGGTDATVTDAYMVAGFIDAEKFAGGTLHLKRENAVEAVGRIAERLGCSPEAASEAILRLGTATMTSAILPMMTKRGLDPRDFTLIAFGGAGPTHACLLAEEVGIGQILVPPSPGTMCALGATIADYQYNYIRSLRRPLAELDLQSVQAIYAELEEEGRENLAAENPMIERVEIVRSANMRYGGQAFDVDVTLPADVAPGDLTPELLARKFHETYETLYHNSDPAAAVDLVSLRVKVLGRRPKPTLPPARQRAASEALESTGHREIYHGGQGHQAAVYSRDSICDGDIIAGPAVIEQFDTTTIVTPGFVARCDSAGNLLLTKAA is encoded by the coding sequence GTGAGCGAAGGCCGTTTCCAGCTTGGCATCGACATCGGGGGGACTTTCACGGATCTGAGCCTGCTTGCGCTCGACGGTGCCGCCTCGCACACCCACAAGGTCGCGAGCACGCCCTCGTCGCCGTCGCAGGCGGTTGCGCGGGGTATCAGCGAATTGATGGCATCTGTCGGCAGCACGCCGGACGCCATTTCCTATTTCGTTCACGGCCAGACCATCGCCCTGAACGCGGTTCTCCAGCGCCGCGGCGCGCGCTGTGCGCTGATCGTCAGCGAGGGCAACCGGGACATCCTGGAGATTGCGCGGCTGCGCAAGAAGGACATCTTCAACCTGAAGGCCAGCCTGCCGGAGGCGATCATCGCGCGCGAGGACGTGTTCGAAATTCCGCTTCGCGGCGGCGACACCGACCTTTCGGCCGGGCTCGCGGCGGTCGACGCGGCGATTGCCGGGTTCGCGCCCGAGGTCGAGAGCGTCGCGATCTGCCTCCTCGGCTCCTACAGCAGCGCGGCGGCGGAGCAGCAGATCGCGGAGCGGATCCGCGCGGCGCGGCCGGACCTCTACCTGTCCTGCTCCTCCGACCTGTGGTCGGAGATCCGCGAATACGAACGGGCCAGCGTCGCCTCGCTCAACGCCTTCGTGCAGCCGATCATGAGCCGCTATGTCGACAATCTCGTGATCGACACGCAGGAGGTCGGGCTCGACACGGCGTTGCAGATCACCCAGTCGAACGGCGGCGTGCTCAGCGCCGAGAGCGCGAAGGCGAAGCCGGTGAACACCATGCTGTCGGGGCCGGCCTCGGGCGTGGTGGCGGCGGCCTATGTCTCCGGCCTCAGCGGGGTGGCCGATGCGGTGACGCTCGATATCGGCGGCACCAGCGCCGATTTCTCGATCATCCGCGACAATGAGCCGGTCTATTCCACCGATGCGGAGATCGGGGATTTCCCCATCGTCATGCCGACCGTGGACGTCTTCGCCGTGGGCGCGGGGGGCGGCTCCATCGCCTGGTTCGATCCCTTCGGCATCCTCAAGCTCGGGCCGCACAGCGCCGGCGCGGAACCGGGGCCGGCCTGCTACGACCGGGGCGGCACCGATGCCACCGTAACCGACGCCTATATGGTCGCGGGCTTCATCGACGCCGAGAAATTCGCGGGCGGCACGCTGCATCTGAAACGCGAGAACGCGGTCGAGGCCGTGGGCCGGATCGCCGAACGGCTCGGCTGTTCGCCGGAGGCCGCCTCCGAGGCGATCCTGCGCCTCGGCACCGCGACGATGACGAGCGCGATCCTGCCGATGATGACGAAGCGCGGGCTCGATCCGCGCGACTTCACCCTCATCGCCTTCGGCGGCGCCGGGCCGACCCATGCCTGTCTGCTGGCCGAGGAGGTGGGCATCGGCCAGATCCTCGTGCCGCCCTCGCCGGGGACGATGTGCGCCTTGGGCGCGACCATCGCGGATTACCAGTATAATTACATCCGCAGCCTGCGCCGACCGCTGGCCGAGCTCGACCTCCAGAGCGTGCAGGCGATCTATGCCGAGCTCGAGGAGGAGGGCAGGGAGAACCTTGCCGCGGAGAACCCGATGATCGAGCGGGTCGAGATCGTACGCTCGGCCAACATGCGCTACGGTGGACAGGCCTTCGACGTCGACGTGACCCTGCCGGCGGATGTCGCGCCGGGCGATCTGACGCCGGAGCTGCTGGCCCGGAAGTTCCACGAGACCTACGAGACGCTCTATCACAACAGCGATCCGGCCGCCGCCGTCGATCTGGTCTCCCTGCGGGTGAAGGTGCTCGGACGCCGGCCGAAGCCGACACTGCCGCCGGCCCGACAGCGCGCGGCCTCCGAGGCGCTCGAGAGCACCGGTCATCGCGAGATCTACCACGGCGGGCAGGGCCATCAGGCCGCGGTCTACAGCCGCGACAGCATCTGCGACGGGGACATCATCGCCGGACCGGCCGTGATCGAGCAGTTCGACACGACCACGATCGTGACCCCCGGCTTCGTCGCGCGCTGCGACAGCGCCGGAAACCTTCTTCTGACCAAGGCGGCGTGA